One window of Leptospira yasudae genomic DNA carries:
- a CDS encoding patatin-like phospholipase family protein produces the protein MNHQDSNRKLLKQLRTFRSKTSSAFPGWNGAAEEEFVANRLKFAEWNPNSSVQKTEPGSLCLVLSGKLEETLLNGEEKDLILRELFPGDYFLYQPDKIRHSGISEILYISLRDLTKIISKIHSWKKWIADLNRENHLFHVSKLRPSKKELLSFLSSVELLFHLDKATLSKLESRMEWLVIPGGEILLKQGDVGDSMYILVSGRLSWTVRSKSKEILAEGELGKGDIIGEMSLLSGDKRSATVVALRTSQVVRISREDFRKSFAHSPEALFQITGTIAHRLGTERNQGYRRANSVRTVSIFPLNASAIPERFYASLQNGLKTFGKTILVDSNAFRKEFRSKVPARGRNGSKTYRIGDLVDWFYRLEKYYDKLIFKTDAYNPGWRETCFRQSDRILILIDPNSPLELECETANSMLPGEIQKELVFLIDSGFTNWKKIEAILRDFPSISHSIIRRDVDADFGRLSRRLTGKSIGVALSGGGAKGFAHLGLLKCFEENDIPVDMISGTSAGAIMGGLFAMGLSSSDILPLIRNFWLNRNILGDFTFPFVSLVRGKRYSNAIHEFFKDRNIETLPIPFYAVACNLTKAERKVFDRGLLWKAVRSSTSIPGIFPPFSESGELYVDGGLLDNLPGSILKERGAGILISVDLGRGGQADKDLMYHNLLSPQYLGEAPSFLNLLFHHLKRQSLKTKYTGFAEIMMRSLMLSSKNTLNRTRDNSDLYIELPVGGYSTFDWDQFQKLYEIGYEAGRKKVHVWKNEIKKKLNS, from the coding sequence TCGCTTTGTCTGGTTCTTTCGGGAAAACTCGAAGAAACGCTTTTGAACGGGGAAGAAAAGGATCTGATTCTCCGCGAATTGTTTCCGGGAGATTATTTCCTGTATCAACCGGATAAAATTCGTCATTCCGGAATATCAGAAATTCTTTATATATCGCTCCGTGATCTAACCAAGATTATCTCCAAAATTCATTCTTGGAAAAAATGGATCGCCGATCTGAATCGAGAGAATCATCTCTTTCACGTTTCCAAACTCAGACCATCCAAAAAGGAGCTGTTGTCTTTCCTGTCTTCGGTCGAACTTTTGTTTCATCTCGATAAGGCCACTCTTTCCAAACTCGAATCGAGAATGGAATGGCTCGTTATTCCGGGCGGGGAAATTCTCCTCAAACAAGGGGACGTCGGCGACTCGATGTACATTCTCGTTTCCGGCCGATTGTCTTGGACTGTCCGTTCCAAGAGCAAAGAAATTCTCGCGGAAGGCGAATTAGGAAAAGGTGATATTATCGGAGAGATGTCGCTCTTAAGCGGGGATAAACGTTCCGCGACCGTCGTCGCTCTTCGAACGAGTCAAGTCGTTCGGATTTCGAGAGAAGATTTTCGAAAGAGCTTCGCTCATTCTCCCGAAGCTCTTTTTCAAATCACCGGAACGATCGCGCATCGACTCGGCACCGAAAGAAACCAAGGTTATCGCCGTGCGAATTCCGTTCGGACCGTTTCCATTTTTCCTCTGAACGCGTCGGCGATTCCCGAACGCTTTTATGCGTCCCTTCAGAACGGCCTGAAGACGTTCGGGAAAACGATATTAGTGGATTCGAATGCGTTTCGAAAGGAATTCCGAAGCAAAGTTCCCGCCCGAGGCCGCAACGGATCGAAAACCTATCGTATCGGCGACTTGGTGGATTGGTTTTATCGTCTGGAAAAATATTATGATAAACTTATATTCAAAACGGACGCGTACAATCCGGGCTGGAGAGAGACATGTTTTCGTCAGTCGGATCGTATCTTAATTCTGATCGATCCGAACTCTCCTCTTGAATTGGAATGCGAAACGGCGAACTCCATGTTGCCCGGAGAAATTCAAAAGGAACTCGTTTTTTTGATCGATTCGGGTTTTACGAACTGGAAAAAGATCGAAGCGATCCTAAGGGATTTTCCTTCGATCTCGCATTCGATCATTCGAAGGGACGTGGACGCGGACTTCGGAAGGCTTTCCCGCAGATTGACCGGTAAAAGCATCGGTGTCGCATTATCGGGAGGAGGCGCCAAAGGTTTCGCACATCTGGGTTTGCTGAAGTGTTTTGAAGAGAACGATATTCCGGTCGATATGATTTCCGGAACAAGCGCGGGCGCGATCATGGGAGGTTTGTTCGCGATGGGACTCAGTTCCTCCGATATTCTTCCTTTAATCCGAAACTTTTGGTTGAATCGAAACATACTCGGAGACTTTACGTTTCCGTTCGTTTCGCTCGTGCGGGGAAAAAGATATTCGAACGCGATTCACGAATTCTTTAAGGATAGAAACATCGAAACGCTTCCGATTCCTTTTTATGCGGTCGCTTGCAATCTTACGAAAGCGGAACGAAAGGTTTTCGACAGAGGTTTGTTGTGGAAGGCGGTTCGATCCAGCACGTCGATTCCCGGAATCTTTCCTCCGTTTTCGGAAAGCGGAGAATTGTATGTGGACGGAGGTTTGCTTGATAATCTTCCCGGTTCGATCTTAAAAGAAAGAGGGGCGGGAATTTTGATCTCCGTGGATTTGGGAAGAGGGGGACAAGCGGATAAGGATTTAATGTATCATAACTTGCTCAGCCCGCAGTATTTGGGAGAGGCTCCTTCTTTTTTGAATTTATTGTTTCATCATTTAAAAAGACAAAGTTTAAAAACGAAGTATACGGGTTTTGCGGAAATCATGATGCGTTCGTTGATGCTTTCGAGTAAGAATACGCTGAATAGAACCCGTGACAACTCGGACTTATACATAGAACTTCCAGTGGGCGGTTATTCGACGTTCGACTGGGATCAGTTTCAAAAGCTGTACGAAATCGGATACGAGGCGGGAAGAAAAAAAGTTCACGTTTGGAAAAACGAAATTAAGAAAAAACTAAATTCGTAA